One part of the Planctomycetia bacterium genome encodes these proteins:
- the asnB gene encoding asparagine synthase (glutamine-hydrolyzing): MCGIAGYFSQTAQPVPVINDRVQSMIDRMKYRGPDGQGCFVSPQGRVGLGHRRLAILDLKPTGHQPMHDATGRYTLIFNGEIYNFRALRESLIARGVVFRSTGDGEVLLYLLIHEGIQALHQLRGMFALAFWDEQEQSLLLARDRFGIKPLVYHEHNDSVVFGSELAALASADAKPKIDPAGFYYYLLWGSIAAPHTWLQGYTSLQPGCWRAYHKDKSTTSGSFADAKAWYADTPSTTPVDITQFRQQVGAAVEESVKLHLESDVPVGVFLSGGIDSSSLVSAVRQVTGSKVQTYTITFAESTFSEETIAQEVAKQFETEHHVCKVTSSQFLNDWPTIFAHYDQPTLDAFNSYYVSKVVAESGLKVVLSGTGGDEYFGGYPSFRWLPAMQSRKQILRWVGPLLELFQKPHRRAKWKHLCKHVADATECYRSIRGLFMPHEIQAILGPAVLDRQARIQEQVHELESMQFRAIASETVHASVSRLESRQYLCTQLLRDIDVMSMAHALEVRVPLVDHVLCQTLWPKLGHTPELMQNKRLLYETLKQPLPTSVYDRPKQGFTFPMEAWVKQELRSMVMEGMQHLATHGWIEKRVPEILDTGIQAGTVHWSRPWALAVCGQLAMMRVAS; encoded by the coding sequence ATGTGTGGGATTGCCGGGTACTTCAGTCAGACCGCTCAACCGGTGCCTGTCATCAACGACAGGGTACAGTCCATGATTGACCGGATGAAGTACCGTGGCCCCGATGGCCAGGGGTGTTTTGTCTCGCCTCAGGGTCGTGTGGGATTGGGGCATCGCAGGCTGGCCATTCTCGATTTGAAGCCGACCGGCCATCAGCCGATGCACGATGCCACTGGCCGCTACACACTCATCTTCAATGGGGAAATTTACAACTTTCGTGCCTTGCGGGAATCGCTGATCGCCCGTGGCGTCGTCTTTCGATCTACTGGCGATGGTGAGGTTCTTCTCTACCTGTTAATTCATGAAGGCATCCAGGCACTGCATCAGTTGCGAGGCATGTTTGCCCTGGCATTCTGGGATGAGCAGGAACAGTCGCTTCTGCTGGCACGAGACCGCTTCGGTATCAAACCGCTCGTGTATCACGAACACAACGACAGCGTAGTGTTCGGATCAGAGCTGGCTGCCTTGGCATCTGCTGATGCAAAACCAAAGATAGATCCTGCAGGGTTTTACTATTACCTGCTCTGGGGTTCCATTGCAGCACCTCATACCTGGCTGCAAGGCTATACATCGCTGCAGCCTGGTTGCTGGCGGGCTTATCACAAAGATAAATCGACGACCTCCGGTTCTTTTGCAGATGCCAAAGCCTGGTATGCAGATACACCGTCAACCACGCCTGTTGATATCACTCAGTTTCGGCAGCAGGTTGGCGCTGCGGTAGAAGAAAGTGTCAAGCTGCATCTGGAATCAGATGTACCTGTCGGTGTTTTTCTCAGCGGAGGCATTGATTCAAGCAGTCTGGTATCTGCCGTCAGACAGGTGACAGGCAGCAAGGTACAGACCTACACCATCACTTTTGCTGAGAGTACGTTTTCTGAAGAAACCATAGCCCAGGAAGTGGCAAAGCAGTTTGAAACCGAGCATCATGTCTGCAAGGTTACTTCATCGCAATTTTTGAACGACTGGCCAACCATTTTTGCTCACTACGATCAGCCAACGCTTGATGCATTCAACAGCTACTATGTTTCCAAGGTAGTCGCAGAGTCTGGACTCAAAGTTGTTCTGTCAGGCACTGGTGGTGACGAATATTTTGGCGGTTACCCATCGTTTCGCTGGTTGCCCGCCATGCAGAGTCGAAAACAGATTCTTCGCTGGGTAGGCCCCTTGCTAGAGTTGTTTCAGAAACCTCATCGCCGGGCAAAATGGAAACACTTGTGCAAGCATGTTGCAGATGCCACTGAATGTTACCGTTCCATTCGCGGTCTGTTCATGCCTCACGAAATCCAGGCCATTCTGGGGCCTGCGGTTTTAGATCGACAAGCGAGGATCCAGGAACAGGTGCATGAGTTGGAATCGATGCAGTTCAGAGCCATTGCCTCAGAGACTGTTCATGCCTCGGTTTCACGTCTGGAATCAAGACAATACCTGTGCACACAACTACTTCGCGATATTGATGTCATGTCGATGGCACATGCTCTTGAAGTGCGTGTGCCCCTGGTCGATCATGTCTTGTGCCAGACATTATGGCCAAAGCTGGGACATACGCCTGAGTTGATGCAGAACAAGCGGCTGCTTTATGAAACGTTGAAGCAGCCTTTGCCAACGTCCGTTTACGACAGGCCCAAGCAGGGTTTCACCTTCCCTATGGAAGCATGGGTGAAGCAAGAACTGCGCAGCATGGTCATGGAAGGCATGCAGCATCTGGCAACGCACGGCTGGATTGAAAAGCGTGTGCCGGAAATACTCGATACAGGAATCCAGGCGGGAACCGTTCACTGGTCGCGGCCATGGGCTTTGGCAGTCTGTGGCCAGTTAGCCATGATGCGAGTTGCATCATGA